In bacterium, a single window of DNA contains:
- a CDS encoding clan AA aspartic protease, with protein sequence MGYIHAKITLSNPRNSELRPIEVDALVDTGAITLCIPEHIAFQLKLMEIEKREVTTADGKNIIVSYVGPVQINFEKRTCFTGALVLGDSVLMGAVPMEDMDLVLNPARQTITPNPESPNIPHALVK encoded by the coding sequence ATGGGGTATATCCATGCAAAGATAACACTATCGAACCCTCGGAATTCTGAGTTGAGACCTATCGAGGTTGATGCGTTGGTAGATACGGGAGCAATAACTTTGTGCATCCCAGAACACATCGCATTTCAACTCAAACTCATGGAGATCGAGAAACGGGAAGTTACAACTGCTGATGGGAAAAACATAATTGTGTCGTACGTTGGTCCGGTCCAAATTAATTTCGAGAAGCGGACATGTTTTACGGGTGCTCTTGTCCTTGGTGATTCAGTACTGATGGGAGCTGTGCCTATGGAGGATATGGATCTTGTATTGAATCCCGCAAGACAGACCATAACTCCAAATCCTGAGAGTCCGAATATTCCACACGCTCTGGTCAAGTGA
- a CDS encoding HEPN domain-containing protein, which translates to MEKREIEAARWFSQAEEDLKAASSFLEKEGYNWVCFIAQQAAEKALKAVYYFRDEGVEWVHSLYILIEGDINRGIKGIPELKNLLDEARELDKVYVPTRYPNGLPYGIPSQFYTKKDGQRCLVIASQIIGETKKLLPIT; encoded by the coding sequence GTGGAAAAAAGGGAGATTGAGGCAGCTAGATGGTTTAGCCAGGCAGAGGAGGATTTGAAGGCAGCCTCTTCCTTTTTGGAAAAAGAAGGGTATAACTGGGTTTGTTTCATTGCTCAACAGGCAGCAGAAAAGGCCCTAAAGGCTGTCTACTACTTTCGTGATGAAGGGGTAGAGTGGGTTCATAGCCTATATATTCTCATAGAAGGCGACATCAATAGGGGCATTAAGGGCATTCCAGAGCTAAAAAACTTACTTGATGAGGCAAGGGAGCTTGACAAGGTCTATGTGCCTACGAGGTATCCAAATGGGCTGCCCTATGGCATCCCCTCCCAATTTTATACAAAAAAGGATGGACAAAGATGTCTTGTAATAGCCTCTCAGATAATAGGAGAGACAAAGAAGCTTTTGCCAATTACATAG
- a CDS encoding nucleotidyltransferase domain-containing protein: protein MSCNSLSDNRRDKEAFANYIDRLKEKIRLKSIILFGSRARGKGGRRSDYDILVISDELPSDLHKRLSLLFEEKPGFIDALGFKEDEIIDIIHRHFILKAIMEGKAIYGDCSLLKKMAEDYIKERNLVPTPFGYTHLTYIAK from the coding sequence ATGTCTTGTAATAGCCTCTCAGATAATAGGAGAGACAAAGAAGCTTTTGCCAATTACATAGATAGGCTTAAGGAGAAAATAAGGCTTAAATCGATAATTCTCTTTGGTTCAAGGGCAAGGGGAAAAGGGGGAAGAAGGAGTGACTATGATATCCTTGTTATTTCAGATGAGCTTCCTTCTGACCTGCACAAGAGGCTATCCCTTCTATTTGAGGAGAAGCCTGGTTTTATAGATGCCCTAGGATTTAAGGAGGATGAGATTATAGATATAATCCACAGGCACTTTATTCTTAAGGCTATTATGGAAGGAAAGGCAATATACGGGGATTGCTCTTTGTTAAAGAAAATGGCAGAGGATTATATAAAAGAAAGGAATCTTGTTCCAACACCATTTGGATATACACACTTAACATATATAGCGAAATAA